CACCTGGTTGCCGCAGTCGGCCAGCGAATGCACGGTTTCGGCCAGCATCGCGCCGGAGCGGGTGAACCAGGCCGCCAGCCCCTTGGCCACGGCGATCGCCAGGTTGGCGCCCAGCGCCACCAGCACCGCCTTGGTGGAATCGCCATGTCCGGACATCGTGCGCGCTCGTCCTGCCGAAGTGGGGTCAGAGTGGAGTTTCGCATGCGAAACTCCACTCTGACCCCACTTCCCCCCGATCATGCCCTCTTCCAGCTTCTTCGCCCTGTTCGACGACATCGCCACCCTGCTCGACGACGTCTCGGTGATGACCAAGGTCGCCACCAAGAAGACCGCCGGCGTGCTCGGCGACGACCTCGCCCTCAATGCGCAACAGGTCAGCGGCATCAAGGCCGACCGCGAACTGCCGGTGGTGTGGGCGGTGGCCAGGGGCTCGATGGTCAACAAGGCGATCCTGGTGCCGGCGGCGCTCGGCATCGCCGCCCTAGAAGCCTGGCTGCGCGGCAAGGGTTACGACGTGCCGCTGATCACCCCGCTGCTGATGCTCGGCGGCGCCTTCCTCTGCTACGAGGGCGTGGAGAAGCTGGCGCACAAGTTCCTGCACAGCCGGATCGACGATGCCCACCACCACGCCGAACTGGTGCATGCGGTCAGCGACGCGTCGGTGGACATGCTCGCGTTCGAGAAGGACAAGATCCAGGGCGCGGTGCGCACCGACTTCATCCTGTCCGCGGAGATCATCGTGATCTCGCTGGGAACGGTGGCCAGCCAGCCTTTCCTCAACCAGCTCGGCGTGCTGGTCGCGATCGCCCTGATCATGACCGTGGGCGTGTACGGCCTGGTCGGCGCCATCGTCAAGCTGGACGACCTCGGCCTGCGCCTGGCCCGCGAGGGCGCCGGCAAGCTGCGCACCGCGCTGGGCAACGCCATCCTCGCCTTCGCCCCCCGCCTGATGAAGTTCCTCTCGGTCGCTGGCACCGCGGCGATGTTCCTGGTCGGCGGCGGGATCCTGGTGCACGGCGTGCCCAGCCTGCACCACCTGGCCGAAGCCGCCCGCGGCCTTCCGCCGGGCTGGCTGTGGGAAAACCTGTTCAATGCCGCGGTCGGCATCGCCGCCGGTGCGCTCGTCGTCGCTGCAGTGATGCTGGTGCGCCGCCTGCGCGGCAAGCCGGCGCACTGAGCCGCCATACCATCCCCACCGGTATGGAGCGGCGGCCGCCAGGGCCAGCCATGTTCCATTCATATTTTTAACCTCGATGCAGCGATGATCCCCGGATGACCGCCCGCAACCGCATGCCCCCGTGGCACGAGAACGTCCGCCTCAACAACGGACGCGAGGTCCTGATCCGCCCGATCCGCCCCGAAGACGCGGTGACCCTGCGCGCCGGCTTCCCCCTGCTGCAGCCGGACGAGGTGCGCCAGCGCTTCCTGCATCCGATGAAGGAACTCAGCGTCGAGCAGGCCGAACGCCTGACCCGGCCCAATACCCGCCGCGAGTTCGCCCTGGTCGCCGCCGAACCGCTGCCGCCGGGCGAAGCCCTGGTCGGCGCGGTGGCGCGGATCGTGGTGGACGACGACGGCCAGGCCGGCGAATTCGCCATCCTGGTCAGCCACTACATCAACGGCATGGGCCTGGGCCGCCACCTGATGCGCCGGCTGGTGCGCTGGGCCAAGGGCCGCAAGCTGGAACGCGTGTACGGCGACGTGCTGGAGTCCAACCTGCCGATGCAGGCGCTGGCCGCTTCGCTGGATTTCCGCCGCGAGGCCGGAGAATCGCCCGGCCTGGTGCGGATGGTGCTGGACCTGCCGAAGCCGAAACCGCGCACCCCGCCGATCCCGCCCGCATTGATCGCCGGCTGAGCGCACCCGCCGCGCTAAAATCGCGGTTTCGCTCCATCCAATCCGACCACCCAAGCGCTGGCGCACCGCGTCCGGCGCGGATGCCTATTGCATGTCGCCCAGCAGCAACCCGTTGTCGATGCCGGCTCTCCCGTTGAACGTCCCGCTGCCGCGCAGCGGCCAATCGCGCGCGTACTGGCGTGCGCCGGCTTCGACCAGCGCGCTGGCCGCCGCCATCGCCAGCGCCGCCGCGCAACACGCCGCCCCGCTGCTGGTCGTCGCCCGCGACAACCATGCCGCGCACCAGCTGGAAGCCGACCTGCACACCCTGCTCGGCGCGGATGCCGCGCTGCCGGTGCTGACCTTCCCCGACTGGGAAACCCTGCCCTACGACCGCTTCAGCCCGCACCCGGACATCGTCAGCCAGCGCCTGGCCACGCTGGCGCGGCTGCCGGACCTCAAGCGCGGCATCGTCGTCGTCCCGGTGGCGACCCTGATGCAACGGGTCGCCCCGCGCGGCCACGTGATCGGCAACCGCTTCGATTTCCGGCTCGGCCAGCGGCTCGACCTCGACAACGAGAAACGCCGGCTCGAA
Above is a genomic segment from Thermomonas aquatica containing:
- a CDS encoding DUF808 domain-containing protein produces the protein MPSSSFFALFDDIATLLDDVSVMTKVATKKTAGVLGDDLALNAQQVSGIKADRELPVVWAVARGSMVNKAILVPAALGIAALEAWLRGKGYDVPLITPLLMLGGAFLCYEGVEKLAHKFLHSRIDDAHHHAELVHAVSDASVDMLAFEKDKIQGAVRTDFILSAEIIVISLGTVASQPFLNQLGVLVAIALIMTVGVYGLVGAIVKLDDLGLRLAREGAGKLRTALGNAILAFAPRLMKFLSVAGTAAMFLVGGGILVHGVPSLHHLAEAARGLPPGWLWENLFNAAVGIAAGALVVAAVMLVRRLRGKPAH
- a CDS encoding GNAT family N-acetyltransferase, with the translated sequence MTARNRMPPWHENVRLNNGREVLIRPIRPEDAVTLRAGFPLLQPDEVRQRFLHPMKELSVEQAERLTRPNTRREFALVAAEPLPPGEALVGAVARIVVDDDGQAGEFAILVSHYINGMGLGRHLMRRLVRWAKGRKLERVYGDVLESNLPMQALAASLDFRREAGESPGLVRMVLDLPKPKPRTPPIPPALIAG